The sequence CTAAGAGATGAAGAGCTTTAGATTAGCAAAAGCTCTCTCTGAAGACAACCAAAGATTTAGAGCTTTGCTACTTTTTCACAGCTATATTTAGAAGACGCCTCCTAAAGCAAAGAAGAACCGTTGTGAAACATCAATTTTTTCTCCCTCAAACATTTCTGTTGGGCGGAATGGCCAACCAAATCCTAACATAACTGGAACGTTGTTCATTACGTCAAAGCGTAAACCAAAGCCAGCACTTCCACAAAGATCTTTCAAACGGATAGTGTATTCTTTAAGTCCAATAAATCCTGAATCTAGGAAGACGAAAGCACTCACGTTAGGTTGATTGATTAAAGGATACTGGAACTCTTCCGTAAGTAGGAGAGAGGATAATCCACCTTGAGGTTCTGTAGGAGAAAACTTAGGACCAATGATAAATGGTTTATATCCCCGAACAGTAGTTTCTCCACCCAAGAAAAAGCGTTCACTAATAGGAATGCCTTCTATAGTTGTGTCTCCAAAAGGTTTAAGGAACTGAGCTTCTCCTTTGATTTTCAAAACCCCTTTCCTTGTTAGCTTACGATAAATCGAACTGTTTAAAGAGAGTTTTGTGAAGTGGTAGGTACCACCAAGACCAGAAACTTCGAAATTTACGCTACTACGTATACCTGTAGTAGGGTTTCTAGGGTTATTTACGGAATCGTAATTTAGATTTACACCGGCAGCAGATATAAAGCCTTTATTAGCAGCAAGATCAGGACCGGCTTGATCTTTTTTCTTCTTATATAAGCTAGTTTGTGTACCCCGGTAATAGATACCGTATTTTAATTGTTGATTTAAGATATACGTGGTACTGACATTTCCACCATAAGTCTCAACGGAATAATCCTTAGAAAGAGCTCTATTAATAGACTTATCAAGTTCGACACCTAGAATCCACGGTGTATTTAAAAAGTGAGGCTTTGTCCATTTAAGAGTATAGTCGGTGACTTTATCCCCGAAGTTTGCTTTTAAGAATAAATACTCTCCACCACCTCTTAGGCATCTAAAACCTTTAGAGCACAAATGTCTGATACCTAAAAGATCAAAATTGCTTTCAGAAAGCTCGATTCCTCCAAATAAATTGTCTAAAGAGCTAAAACCTAAAAACAATCCTAAGTTTCCTGTTGTAGTTTCTTTAACTTCTATGAAGATATCTCGATATTCTTCAGCATTGTCTAATGGATCCAATTGAGAACGTGCAGTATATACACTGACACTTTGGAAATAACCCGTATTTCTGAGGCGTTGCTCAGTATCTTCCAGTTTTAATCTGTTGAAAGTATCCCCTGGGAATAGGCTGCTTTCGTGTAAAATCACATCATGTTTTGTATGAGTATTTCCCGTGATTTTGATTAAACCAACTTTATAAGGAGATCCTTCACTTACCTGGTAAGTTACGTCGTAAACAGGACGTGAGGCATGAGGCGAAAATGTTACGTCAACATTCGTGTTAATGTAACCATACTTTGCATAAGTATTCTTAATTTTTTGTGCGCCTTCCCATATGTTTTCGGGGCAGTAAATATCATCAGGACCCGCAGATAATTGTTTTTCTACAAGGCGCTTAGGCAGTACATCGAATCCTTGAACATGTACGTGACCTAAAGTATACAGAGGGCCTTTATCGACATCCATGTAGAGTACGATATTTCCACATTCGTCTACTTCACGTCTTGGAGTAACTGTTGCATCAGCATAGCCTAGATTATGTAAATAGTTGGTGATAGCAAACGAGTCTTGCTCAACAATGTCAGGATGATACAGACCATTTCCTGTAAACCAACTAGTAGTTTTTGAATACTGTTTAGTCAGAATCAGTTCTTTGACATCTGCCTTTTCACATCTATTGAGACCTGAAATTTCTAACTTTTTAATTTTACCACAAGGACCTTCCTGAATCTGGATCAGGACATCAATGTAACCCTTGTGTTCATTATGATCTAATTCATAACAGAGTTGTGATTCAAAAAAACCGCGTTTAAGGTAGTAAACTCTAAGCTCATCAAAATTTTTTAAGAACTTTTCCCTATCAAATACATCATTTTCGTAGATTTGTAGAGTTTTAAGAATCTTATGAGAGGGTACGGCTTCGTTCCCTTTAATAGAAATTTTTCGAATGCATGGCTTGGCAACAAGAAGCAAAGAAATCGTGGTTTTGCCATTAGAAAAATCAACTTTTGGTTCTACTCTATCGTAATCTTTAGATAGATTGCGTAGGTCTTCATCAAAATCTGCTTGAGAAAACAAAGAGCCACTTTTCGTTTTTAATTTCGGTAGCGGATGTTTGTTTAAAGAATTTTCACCTTCAGTTGTAATCGTAATAGATTCAACGAGTGTGTATCCTTCTTTAACCGTTTCTGTAGCCGCTAGAGCTAATGGGGCGTGGATTAGCGCCAGAACGGTAAACCGCAGAATAACTTTATTTCGCATCATGAACATTCGAAAGAATTTCCCCTAGGCAGAAAAACTTGTTTATTGAAGTAAGCACAAAAATAAGGACTAGGATGTTTTTTAACAAGATCTTACTATCTTAAACATTGAAAGTGCTTCTAGAGATACTTATGTTTTTATAACCAAAAAAATTAAAAGTGCAAAGGTTTTATTTCAAGTTTAATATGGGTTTCGGCCAGAAAAGGCTCTAGCAAGCGTTCCGGAGTCTATATAATCAAAAGACAATCCTATTGGCAAACCTAGAGCCAAACGAGAAATAGATATGGAGGAATGAGAAAGCTCTTGTTTTAAGAAAAGGGCTGTAGCATCTCCTTCTAGAGTGGCGTCTAGAGCTAGAATAATTTCTTTCGGTTTTAAAAATTCTATACGTTGTTTTAGTAAATGCATTCTCTCTGCATCAATATGTTTTCCCGTTATTGGCGATAGTAAGGCTCCTAAGACATAATAGTGACCTTTGAAAATTTGGGAGCGCTCTAAAGCAAAAATATCTTTAGGAGTTGCTACGATACACAATATAGATGTGTCTCGATTGTTTTGACAAAATGAGCAAAGACTTTCTGGGTGACTTTTCAAGCAAAAACAAGTGGGACAATGGCTGCGTGCAGCAGAGAGTTCGGAAAAAGCTTTCCCCATGGATTCTAATTGATCCTTATCCCAATCTAATAGTTCGAAAGCTAGTTTTTCTGCTGTTTTAAATCCTATCCCAGGGAGTTTTCTAAGAAAGGAGATGAGTTTGGATAAATAGTCAGGATACTTTAGCATTTTGGAAATCTATAATTTTTTATTGTATCTCAGGGTCACAGAAAGTGCTTAAATACTTAAAATAAAAGTTAGGGTATAAACTCTTTGAATAGTATACTAGCTTTTTTCTTTATTTATGGTTGTGCGTGAAAAAAACAAGAAAGGCATCTATATGGGCTACAGGTTCTTATTTGCCCGAAAAAATCCTATCTAATTCTGATCTTGAACAGATGGTTGATACTTCGGATGAATGGATAGTAACAAGAACCGGAATCAAAGAAAGGCGTATTGCAGCAGCTAATGAATATACATCCATAATGGGGGCTAAAGCTGCTGAAAGAGCAATACAGAAAGCAGGTCTAACTAAAGACCAAATAGAATGTATTATTTTTTCTACATCAGCCCCGGATTATATTTTCCCTTCAAGTGCAGCCTTGGCTCAAGCTTATTTGGGGATAAAAGACATTCCAGCATTTGATTGTATGGCTGCTTGTACCGGTTATTTATACGGTTTATCAGTAGCTAAGGCCTATGTCGAATCAGGGATGTATAATAATGTTTTGCTTATCGCCGCAGATAAACTCTCTTCTTTTGTAAATTACAAGGATAGAAATACCTGTGTTCTTTTTGGGGATGGAGGTGCTGCCTGCATTATTGGAGAGAGTCGTCCTGGAGCTTTAGAAATCACTAATGTGAATTTAGGAGCAGACGGAAGTGTAGCCGATCTATTGAGTCTTCCTGCTGGAGGGAGTCGTGTTCCTGCTTCCCAAGAGACTCTAGAAGCGGGTAAGCATTTTATTTCTATGGAAGGGAAAGAAGTGTTTAAACATGCAGTAAGACGCATGGAGTCCGCTGCTAAAACTTGTATTGCTGGCGCTGGAATTGAAGAGAGTGACATAGACTGGTTGGTTCCTCACCAAGCAAATGAAAGAATTATTGACGCTATAGCTAAACGTTTTGAAATAGACGAAGGTAAAGTATTTAAGACGTTGTGTAAGTATGGAAATACAGCTGCTTCTTCTGTATGCATAGCTCTTGATGAGTTATTACAATCGCATACAATTCACTCTGGAGAATACTTGCTTCTAGTTGCTTTTGGAGGGGGGTTATCCTGGGGAGCAGTTGTTTTACAACAGGTAGAAAGTTAAATGACGAAAAAAATAGGATTTTTATTTCCAGGTCAAGGTAGTCAATACGTTGGTATGGGTAAAGATTTAGTAGAAAACTATCCAGAAGCAGCGAAAGTGTTTGCTTTGGCTGATGAGACTTTAGGATTTTCTTTATCCTCCATTATGTTTAACGGGCCT is a genomic window of Chlamydia psittaci 6BC containing:
- the bamA gene encoding outer membrane protein assembly factor BamA: MFMMRNKVILRFTVLALIHAPLALAATETVKEGYTLVESITITTEGENSLNKHPLPKLKTKSGSLFSQADFDEDLRNLSKDYDRVEPKVDFSNGKTTISLLLVAKPCIRKISIKGNEAVPSHKILKTLQIYENDVFDREKFLKNFDELRVYYLKRGFFESQLCYELDHNEHKGYIDVLIQIQEGPCGKIKKLEISGLNRCEKADVKELILTKQYSKTTSWFTGNGLYHPDIVEQDSFAITNYLHNLGYADATVTPRREVDECGNIVLYMDVDKGPLYTLGHVHVQGFDVLPKRLVEKQLSAGPDDIYCPENIWEGAQKIKNTYAKYGYINTNVDVTFSPHASRPVYDVTYQVSEGSPYKVGLIKITGNTHTKHDVILHESSLFPGDTFNRLKLEDTEQRLRNTGYFQSVSVYTARSQLDPLDNAEEYRDIFIEVKETTTGNLGLFLGFSSLDNLFGGIELSESNFDLLGIRHLCSKGFRCLRGGGEYLFLKANFGDKVTDYTLKWTKPHFLNTPWILGVELDKSINRALSKDYSVETYGGNVSTTYILNQQLKYGIYYRGTQTSLYKKKKDQAGPDLAANKGFISAAGVNLNYDSVNNPRNPTTGIRSSVNFEVSGLGGTYHFTKLSLNSSIYRKLTRKGVLKIKGEAQFLKPFGDTTIEGIPISERFFLGGETTVRGYKPFIIGPKFSPTEPQGGLSSLLLTEEFQYPLINQPNVSAFVFLDSGFIGLKEYTIRLKDLCGSAGFGLRFDVMNNVPVMLGFGWPFRPTEMFEGEKIDVSQRFFFALGGVF
- the recR gene encoding recombination mediator RecR, with the protein product MLKYPDYLSKLISFLRKLPGIGFKTAEKLAFELLDWDKDQLESMGKAFSELSAARSHCPTCFCLKSHPESLCSFCQNNRDTSILCIVATPKDIFALERSQIFKGHYYVLGALLSPITGKHIDAERMHLLKQRIEFLKPKEIILALDATLEGDATALFLKQELSHSSISISRLALGLPIGLSFDYIDSGTLARAFSGRNPY
- a CDS encoding ketoacyl-ACP synthase III, whose protein sequence is MKKTRKASIWATGSYLPEKILSNSDLEQMVDTSDEWIVTRTGIKERRIAAANEYTSIMGAKAAERAIQKAGLTKDQIECIIFSTSAPDYIFPSSAALAQAYLGIKDIPAFDCMAACTGYLYGLSVAKAYVESGMYNNVLLIAADKLSSFVNYKDRNTCVLFGDGGAACIIGESRPGALEITNVNLGADGSVADLLSLPAGGSRVPASQETLEAGKHFISMEGKEVFKHAVRRMESAAKTCIAGAGIEESDIDWLVPHQANERIIDAIAKRFEIDEGKVFKTLCKYGNTAASSVCIALDELLQSHTIHSGEYLLLVAFGGGLSWGAVVLQQVES